From the Malassezia vespertilionis chromosome 5, complete sequence genome, the window GCACTAGGGGGTACGTGAGATGTATTGGAAGTGCTTACGCAAAGGTGTTTTTTCCAACGCGGTTATATATCCCCTTGATACGTACGCATCTGAACGCGCGCCGACTAACATCCAGCGTCAAGACCCATATCCAGGCGGACAAGAACTCGAAGAAAGAGGGAGAGAAAGTGGCAACTGGGGATGAAAAGCGCAAGGGTGTAAAAAAGCAGCTCGGGATTGTTGAGACGTTAATTTCCATTATCCGAAGCAAGCAAGGTCCTACCGCGCTATACCGCGGCTTTGGTGCCAGCATGGCCAACACCTTTATCCAACGTatgtgcagcgtgcggaaaTATTAATTCATACAGAGTTTGCCTACTTTTACTGGTATACATTGGTGCGCTCTTTATACATCCGCCGTATTTTGGGTGTGAAGGagggcgctgcggcgctgagcACAGTGATGGAGCTTACCCTGGGCGCCATTGCGGCTGCATTTTCGCAGCTGTTTACTACACCCGTTGGTGTGATTGCGACGCGACAACAGATTGGCTCTGATGGTTCTGGGGATAATACCTTCGTGGGTCATATCAAGGAAATTTATGAGCACGACGGTGTCACCGGATTTTGGCGTGGGCTGCGTCCCAGCTTGGTGCTTTGTATCAACCCTGCGATCACGTACGGTGTTTTTGAGCGAGCCAAAACCGTGATTCTTGCCGCGTCTGGCGACCAGATGACTCCTGGCAAATCATTCGTCATTGGCGCCCTCTCCAAGACGCTGGCTACTATCGTCACCTTTCCTTACATTTTGAGCAAGGTTCGTCTCCAGACAAAGAATACGCCGTACTTGAATGCTTTTGAGGTTCTTGGGCATATTTTCAAGGAAAAGGGTATTTCTGGTTGGTACCAGGGGATGCATGCTCAAATCACCAAGGCTGTGCTGTCGCAAGCGCTCCTGTTCTACTTCCGCGATTACTTTGAAATCTGGACCCGCCAGCTTCTTGCCTTTTATGGCAAGAAGCCATGATAGAACGCACTCTGATAGGTGGCTTCCATATATCTAAATACATTAGCGATATACAGATGGGCGCACCCCGCTTGGGTCCGGCAGCGGCTCATGAAATGCGACGaggtgcaggtgcgcaCGATTTTTTGGCGAGCATTCAGCAATGCGTGCCCCTTTGACGTATTCGACAACGCGCGCACTGTATCCATCAACCTGCACGTACGGGTCTTGAGGTCGCTCCCATACTGCATTTAACAGCGCCTGCGGTAAGCGGTGAACAGTACACACCTCGAGAAGGAACCGCAGCTctgcgcacagcgctgcCTCCTCAAATGCCTTGTTGGTCACATTCACAAGAACGCGCATAAGCTCGTGCTCTACGTGATGTGTTTCGTCCAAGGGCTCGTCTGTTtgcacgagcgcctctCTGCTGATccgcagctcgtccagcagTTGCTTTTCACTGCGGTGAGCTGCATAGGCACGTACTTTTCGAGTTTGTGCTTTTCCATTGAAAATTCCTTTTTTAGTGCAGAAAGCATATcactgtgctgcgcaataCTTTCTTCGAGCTGCCGCGACAACGCATCGTTATTGGGCGTGTGTTGGAAGGTgggaagcgctgcaagtTCTATGGTCAGGCGGGTCAGCACTTACTTTTTTGCGTGGCCAAGATAGCATCGTCAAGTCTTTTTCGCTCCTGCAATAAGTAGCATTGCCATACATACCTCTTTAGCAGCAGCAACAGGATCCTCAGTTCCGACCGGCGCATCTGTCGCCATGATGCATGGTCGTTGCACAACACGTGGAGATGCGATACGGCACGTGTGGAGTAGCGTGCACAGGTCTTTTTCCGGGCGCTTCACGCGCAAACTACTTTGGGTGCTCTTTTAACTAGAGGCCGGCACGGTTTTGCGCTCATACATGGATCCCCCTCTTCGTATGGAAGAAAATGCACAGAAATTTTGTACCATTACGGTACGTATTGTCCCTTGCGGACTGTAGGATTGTGGTGGCGACGCGGCCCCCAATTGCTCCCACATCTGCATGGCATCAGGGTCGTTGGACTCTGATGCGCGCGATCTCCGGTCCGACTACCCCACTTCTGCGGTATATGCATACTACACACAACACCAAGACGCGGGAGAAGCAGTTGCCCAAAGAAGGAGAACAACGGCAAGAGGCGCCTCTAGACTCTGCACAGGAACCAaacacggcgctgcagaaatCTCCAATGACCCACGAGCTTGTCGAGATGCCACCCAAGACACTCTTTCAAAATTATCCACGCTCGCTACGGAACCTTGCGCTGAAAGCGAGAAGTTTTGCCTTGTCTCGTGCCAAAGACAAAAGTACAGGAAAAACCGAGGGCAAGGACACAACACC encodes:
- a CDS encoding uncharacterized protein (EggNog:ENOG503NVJN; COG:C) — translated: MSQQAPLTPFENALAGALGGVFSNAVIYPLDTVKTHIQADKNSKKEGEKVATGDEKRKGVKKQLGIVETLISIIRSKQGPTALYRGFGASMANTFIQQFAYFYWYTLVRSLYIRRILGVKEGAAALSTVMELTLGAIAAAFSQLFTTPVGVIATRQQIGSDGSGDNTFVGHIKEIYEHDGVTGFWRGLRPSLVLCINPAITYGVFERAKTVILAASGDQMTPGKSFVIGALSKTLATIVTFPYILSKVRLQTKNTPYLNAFEVLGHIFKEKGISGWYQGMHAQITKAVLSQALLFYFRDYFEIWTRQLLAFYGKKP